From the Psychrobacillus sp. FSL K6-4046 genome, one window contains:
- a CDS encoding SLC13 family permease, translating to MLGFIGLFGGLALLIYLTMKGMNLLIAAPLTALFVGVLNGLPLFPQLVEKGADNFLTNYMGGFTSFIASWWLMFLAGAIFGKVMEDSGAADSVSQWIVSKIGIKRAALAVVIACAVLTYGGVSLFVVAFSVYPMALSLFKQADLPRRFIPAALGFGSTTFTMTSAGSPEIQNWIPIPFLKTSPYAGWEVSIIVAVFMMAFGYWWLKKMIKKAMDNGEKFVSRETDVKEVSRKELPNPLLSMIPLGVVLIISFVLHKELETSALILALTGGIIATYLINRKYFQNFGGAVAEGAMGAVIAIANTAAVVGFGGVVKVTPAFESAVDVMTGIPGSPLIGGALAVAVIAGLTGSSSGGQAIALPLLAPHYLDLGVNAEALHRTVAISSGSLDSLPQGGYVVTTIRSICGETHKDAYPAFGALTVVVPILGVILAVILFSFGIGI from the coding sequence ATGTTAGGTTTCATAGGATTATTTGGTGGTCTAGCTTTATTGATTTATTTAACTATGAAGGGGATGAACCTTCTAATTGCCGCACCACTCACAGCTCTGTTCGTTGGTGTATTGAATGGACTTCCATTGTTTCCGCAGCTTGTAGAAAAAGGTGCGGACAATTTCTTAACAAATTATATGGGAGGCTTTACTAGCTTCATAGCTTCTTGGTGGTTAATGTTCTTAGCAGGTGCCATTTTTGGTAAAGTCATGGAGGATAGTGGTGCAGCAGATAGCGTGTCCCAATGGATTGTTAGTAAAATTGGTATTAAGCGTGCAGCGCTAGCTGTTGTAATTGCCTGTGCAGTTTTAACTTATGGGGGAGTAAGTTTATTTGTAGTAGCCTTCTCTGTATATCCAATGGCTTTGAGTTTATTTAAGCAAGCAGATTTGCCAAGACGGTTCATACCAGCCGCCCTTGGTTTTGGTTCTACAACCTTTACGATGACATCAGCGGGTTCACCAGAAATTCAAAACTGGATTCCTATCCCATTCTTAAAAACATCTCCTTATGCAGGGTGGGAAGTCAGCATTATTGTAGCTGTCTTCATGATGGCATTTGGTTATTGGTGGCTGAAAAAGATGATTAAGAAAGCAATGGATAATGGTGAGAAGTTTGTAAGTAGGGAAACTGATGTAAAAGAGGTTTCTCGTAAAGAACTTCCGAACCCGCTACTAAGTATGATTCCGTTAGGTGTAGTACTTATCATTTCATTTGTCTTACATAAGGAATTGGAAACTTCGGCATTAATCCTTGCATTGACCGGTGGTATTATTGCTACCTATCTGATTAACAGAAAGTATTTTCAAAATTTCGGTGGTGCAGTTGCTGAAGGAGCAATGGGTGCTGTTATTGCCATTGCTAATACTGCCGCAGTTGTAGGCTTTGGTGGTGTAGTAAAGGTTACTCCCGCGTTCGAATCAGCAGTTGATGTAATGACTGGTATACCAGGTAGTCCACTAATTGGTGGAGCATTAGCCGTGGCTGTTATAGCTGGTTTAACGGGTTCGTCTTCAGGTGGACAGGCTATCGCCTTACCTCTATTAGCACCACATTATTTAGATTTAGGTGTAAATGCAGAAGCACTTCACAGAACGGTTGCGATTTCTTCTGGCTCTCTAGACTCTTTACCTCAAGGGGGCTATGTAGTTACGACTATTCGTTCAATCTGTGGGGAAACACATAAGGATGCTTATCCGGCCTTTGGAGCTTTAACAGTTGTTGTGCCGATTCTAGGTGTAATATTAGCTGTCATTCTTTTCTCTTTTGGCATAGGGATATAA